In the Podospora bellae-mahoneyi strain CBS 112042 chromosome 4, whole genome shotgun sequence genome, one interval contains:
- the PKC1_1 gene encoding Serine/threonine kinase (COG:T; EggNog:ENOG503NVYN) codes for MPGKNLTSKSGTLAYLAPEVYAGNGYDVRADWWSLGVLFYECIYNKRPFEGNSESSLSAVIQAAKPRFPVTNPPVSLTCMYAIQAALEPNPSKRMGHTWESFIHNDFFSMIDFMALERKEIEPVFIPSSEKTNFDATYDLEELLLEEAPLEARARRQKPRERLKDDATDKEIREDELYRMIETDFRNFDYTVAAYKKIASQTTQPNGQPAAPAAAAGKENLQPGTAQTTDTATAAPATTNGNSPTDSNKLTRPPSNHSRRSAPGRPPPLPPYPQSYNPRAGNRSGPGMIVESPTGGVQVTLDGGGSWSDLARQDATLPADASGANNDLDGKESGGGGVFGFLSRKKGRGNSPKPKERGVLGKEGARVVIG; via the exons ATGCCAGGCAAAAACCTGACAAGCAAGTCCGGCACCTTGGCATATCTCGCCCCCGAGGTCTACGCAGGAAACGGCTATGACGTACGCGCGGATTGGTGGTCATTAGGTGTCTTATTCTACGAATGCATTTACAACAAG AGGCCCTTCGAGGGAAATTCCGAATCATCATTGAGCGCCGTGATTCAAGCTGCAAAGCCCAGGTTTCCCGTAACAAATCCTCCGGTGTCGCTTACATGCATGTACGCCATCCAGGCCGCCCTGGAACCCAATCCGAGCAAACGTATGGGCCACACATGGGAGAGCTTCATTCACAATGACTTTTTCTCCATGATCGATTTCATGGCCCTGGAAAGGAAGGAGATTGAGCCAGTGTTTATCCCATCATCCGAAAAGACCAACTTTGACGCTACTTACGATTTGGAAGAGCTACTTTTGGAGGAAGCGCCGCTTGAGGCTCGTGCGCGGAGACAGAAACCTAGGGAAAGGTTAAAGGACGACGCGACAGACAAGGAGATTCGTGAGGACGAGCTCTACAGGATGATAGAGACGGATTTCCGCAACTTTGACTACACTGTGGCCGCTTATAAGAA AATCGCATcacaaaccacccaaccaaacgggcaaccagcagcaccagcagccgCTGCCGGCAAAGAAAACCTCCAGCCCGGCACCGCCCAAACAACCGACACGGCCACAGCCGCGCCCGCCACGACAAACGGTAACTCCCCAACCGACAGCAACAAACTCACCCGCCCCCCGTCAAACCACTCGCGACGCAGCGCCCCAGGCCGCCCTCCCCCACTGCCGCCATACCCCCAGTCTTACAACCCCCGCGCTGGAAACCGTTCGGGACCAGGAATGATTGTCGAGTCCCCAACAGGCGGCGTACAGGTTACTCTCGACGGGGGCGGCAGCTGGAGCGACCTTGCCAGACAGGACGCGACACTCCCAGCGGACGCCTCTGGGGCGAATAACGATCTGGATGGAAAGGAAagcggcggtgggggtgtcTTTGGGTTTTTGagcaggaagaaggggagggggaataGTCCAAAGCCTAAAGAAAGGGGTGTAttgggcaaggagggtgCGAGAGTGGTGATTGGGTGA
- a CDS encoding hypothetical protein (COG:L; EggNog:ENOG503NXZA): MPEIAEVARIVHFLRLHLVGKTIRTASAVDDQIIFGKAGTTGDAVSAALTGRKVISSGSQGKLFWLVLDKAPHVVMHFGMTGWLQIRGVQTSYSSLYRDTDTRVETWPPKYTKFHLTTTCNPAVEVAFTDYRRLARVRLVDCPGADIRSHAPLKENGPDPVQDTDRFTLTYFQSKCRASRAAVKAMLLNQKFISGIGNWVGDEVLFQSRIHPEQRCNHLTDAQTKTLYEVIRYVCQTAVGVLGDSHQFPSDWLFKYRWSKGSENPTLPGGEPLAHVTVGNRTSCYAPRLQKITLDGVPVVVEEEKNKEGVVEEEDGGRQEEKKPAPKGRKRKAEWGSTDMPKPKARRGRRAAVKKTEEEEEEEEEEGVKPSKPVAKRGRKALMR, translated from the exons ATGCCTGAGATAGCTGAAG TCGCGCGCATCGTGCACTTTCTGCGCCTACATCTCGTCGGCAAGACCATCAGAACCGCGTCCGCTGTCGACGACCAAATTATCTTTGGCAAGGCGGGCACGACCGGCGACGCAGTTTCGGCTGCCTTGACCGGGAGGAAGGTCATCTCCTCCGGGTCGCAAGGCAAGCTATTCTGGCTTGTCCTTGATAAGGCTCCGCATGTGGTGATGCATTTTGGCATGACGGGTTGGCTTCAGATTAGGGGCGTCCAAACATCCTACTCGTCCCTTTACCGGGACACGGACACACGCGTCGAAACCTGGCCTCCCAAATACACAAAATTCCACCTCACGACCACCTGCAACCCCGCGGTGGAAGTGGCTTTCACCGACTATCGGCGCCTGGCTAGAGTTCGTCTCGTGGACTGCCCCGGCGCTGACATTCGCAGCCATGCTCCTCTCAAAGAAAACGGCCCCGACCCTGTGCAAGACACGGACAGGTTTACGCTTACGTACTTCCAGTCCAAGTGTCGCGCCAGTCGCGCCGCGGTCAAAGCTATGCTTCTCAACCAGAAGTTCATCAGCGGGATCGGAAACTGGGTCGGTGACGAGGTGCTGTTTCAGTCCCGGATCCACCCAGAGCAGAGATGCAACCATCTCACCGACGCGCAGACTAAGACTCTGTACGAGGTGATCCGATACGTTTGTCAGACAGCTGTTGGCGTGCTCGGTGACTCTCACCAGTTCCCCTCTGATTGGCTTTTCAAGTATCGATGGAGCAAGGGCTCGGAGAACCCTACACTCCCTGGGGGAGAACCGTTGGCTCACGTCACAGTTGGGAACCGGACAAGCTGCTATGCTCCTCGCTTGCAGAAGATTACTCTTGACGGTGTTCCTGtggtcgttgaggaggaaaagaacaaggagggggtggtggaggaggaggatggggggaggcaggaggagaagaagccagcaccgaaggggaggaagcgCAAAGCCGAGTGGGGGTCTACGGACATGCCAAAACCCAAGGCTAGACGTGGCCGGCGCGCCGCTGTCAAAAaaaccgaggaggaggaggaggaggaggaggaggagggtgtcaaACCTTCCAAGCCAGTTGCCAAGCGGGGAAGAAAGGCGCTGATGAGGTGA
- a CDS encoding hypothetical protein (MEROPS:MER0016549; COG:O; EggNog:ENOG503NUMH), translating to MLLSRSVRLFCACFSVTALAQFVPLQDASLTTLNAAHDPNITISYKVPKGACKTAFDTQKQFSGWVNIPVEGRSTSLFFWFIEAREPTSTLTIWLNGGTGGSSMSGFWQENGPCEVVEKDKDHLEVKAREWGWDRASNMLYIDLPSVGFSYTTPITNGSYDSYNATTIFPPEPVPKWSSPWAFMNGTFSSPYPLNSSANTTATARLVWHLLQTFLSTFPQYNTPSNSSTGISLFAKGTTAPLAALLASYFHSQNPSTSSTTLSTTLPIKITSLGLLSPCGLDPLSQAQSYVTMALNNTFHLPLLTQDQTTPIMSAYHRRRGCSDLLLSCRHPSSSTNSETLLVCLQAWECIYGLTIPYQQHTSRSLYDISSPSFDPLPNQTYLTFLNSPKFLSAIGSPINFTDLPPPLPALGDDPLVAIKELLSQGVRIALLSGDRDYLCNWYSGQSTSLSIAGSFSRYSAFHTTGYAPLLINKTYTGGSTRQLFNLSFTRVYDAGHFPSHSQPETTFEIFSRIILGSSISTGEKVNLASFATKGTPEADKTGPELLATNVPNARCYIRKVADTCDDESVRAVLRGEGVVINGVWYNSVGDWQLPGQRSDGEAAGEAAPTSTIMTGIFTTSLSAAKPTSSSGGFSSWDNPARGLLMVSVLAGLLLL from the exons ATGCTCTTATCACGCAGCGTCAGGTTGTTTTGCGCGTGCTTCTCAGTTACTGCGCTTGCTCAGTTTGTTCCCTTACAAGATGCCAGCTTGACAACACTAAACGCCGCGCACGACCCAAATATCACCATTTCCTACAAAGTTCCGAAGGGTGCCTGCAAGACGGCATTCGACACACAGAAGCAGTTCTCTGGCTGGGTCAACATCCCAGTTGAGGGTCGGTCGACCAGCTTGTTCTTTTGGTTTATTGAAGCACGGGAGCCGACTTCGACACTCACAATATGGCTGAATGGCGGGACTGGAGGGAGCTCCATGTCAGGCTTTTGGCAAGAGAATGGTCCTTGTGAGGTGGTAGAAAAGGATAAAGATCACCTCGAGGTTAAGGCAAgggaatggggatgggacAGGGCATCAAACATGCTGTATATCGATCTT CCCTCAGTAGGCTTCTcctacaccacccccatcaccaacggcaGCTACGATTCCTACAACGCAACAACCATCTTCCCTCCTGAACCCGTCCCCAAATGGAGCAGCCCTTGGGCCTTCATGAACGGCACATTCTCTTCCCCTTACCCGCTGAACTCATCAGCCAACACCACAGCGACAGCCCGACTAGTCTGGCATCTCCTCCAGACCTTCCTATCAACTTTTCCCCAAtacaacaccccctccaactctTCCACAGGGATATCCCTCTTTGCAAAaggcaccaccgcccccctcgccgccctcctcgcatCCTACTTCCACTCCCAAAATCCcagcacctcatccaccaccctatccaccaccctccccatcaaaatcacctccctcggccttctctccccctGCGGCCTTGACCCTTTGTCCCAAGCCCAATCCTACGTAACCATggccctcaacaacaccttccACCTCCCGCTACTAACCCAAGAtcaaaccacccccatcatgTCAGCCtaccaccgccgccgcggctgctccgacctcctcctctcctgccgccacccctcctcctcgacaaactCCGAAACCCTCCTCGTCTGCCTCCAAGCCTGGGAGTGCATCTATGGCCTCACAATCCCATACCAGCAACACACCTCAAGGTCGTTATAcgacatctcctccccctccttcgaCCCCTTGCCAAACCAGACTTATCTGACCTTTCTCAACTCACCCAAGTTTCTATCCGCTATTGGCTCACCAATAAACTTCACcgatctccctccccccctccccgcccttgGGGACGACCCGCTGGTAGCCATCAAAGAGCTACTATCCCAAGGGGTTCGGATCGCCCTGCTGTCCGGCGACAGAGACTACCTCTGCAACTGGTACAGCGGGCAATCAACCTCTCTTTCTATCGCCGGATCCTTCTCGCGGTACAGTGCTTTTCATACAACCGGCtacgcccccctcctcatcaacaaaaccTACACCGGTGGCTCAACCCGCcagctcttcaacctctccttcacccGCGTCTACGATGCAGGTCACTTCCCCTCTCACTCCCAGCCCGAAACCACTTTCGAAATCTTTTCCCGGATCATCCTCGGATCCTCAATCAGCACAGGCGAAAAAGTCAATCTTGCCTCCTTTGCCACAAAGGGCACCCCCGAAGCGGACAAGACAGGGCCGGAGCTGCTCGCGACAAATGTCCCCAATGCGAGGTGCTATATCCGAAAGGTGGCAGATACGTGCGATGATGAGTCTGTGAGGGCCGTGTtgaggggagaaggggttgtgaTCAACGGGGTTTGGTATAATTCTGTCGGTGATTGGCAGTTGCCGGGGCAGAGGAGTGATGGTGAGGCTGCTGGGGAGGCCGCGCCAACCTCAACGATCATGACGGGAATATTTACCACGTCACTTTCCGCCGCGAAGCCAACGTCTAGCAGTGGAGGCTTCTCTTCTTGGGACAACCCCGCGCGTGGGCTATTGATGGTGAGCGTGTTGGCtgggttgctgctgttgtaA
- a CDS encoding hypothetical protein (EggNog:ENOG503NZRI), with protein sequence MSGFHESDNGGGSHSATDIITYIGVPLAVLGVLPILYNTAITLAALSRIKRMLRHSRLPALTRSDVVNRIIEVELPRYAVRPMDRFTDRQEYWSVSSHRSSIPGGSWTTFNWRTNVIGLNTQRVEYADQLRQPQVEVEFDQLVCYLLDLGAVPDGYGWRMLRGSGLWTPVGCTLMTGPGGKKALSVGPLDGSDGHLSLVVNWEGGWTRRSWGDLPPYWVRLPPPPPPRVVEGEEEGGESMEEVVTGGEHASCESLHKTETEMSRPRTQQKKSGESSIPITCQISTEGIVTALRQEAQLTSTINLDSLPVDHIRVRSSSSSGAWFASAATAYGTTSQTILWSYKIPDDILTFSRKETVPCGVLVLLNVVEQSATPEWATTYNDGAADLDKFTARMRDQRAAMAAEAKLPPAQRAQAAMERVRRENEMRMQDMKDQQRLRTARQEARLLEALQSPKWDTKLVAEHNLTWLKNQSNSNPKEKVAPNMEMKEVVGTLLYRMVLDSQFTAKLCAMLELWKNWAENGGMRKSDLERLREEQVVWAYATLLVAMIKDCTGLAEGTLALDLQECLRIWRNVRLG encoded by the exons ATGTCCGGCTTCCATGAATCCgacaacggcggcggcagtcACTCAGCAACAGACATAATAACCTACATCGGCGTCCCCCTCGCCGTCCTGGGcgtcctccccatcctctacaacacagccatcaccctcgccgccctctcccgcATCAAGCGCATGCTCCGGCACTCCCGCCTCCCGGCCCTCACCCGCTCCGACGTCGTGAATAGGATCATCGAAGTAGAGCTCCCCCGCTACGCCGTCCGCCCGATGGACCGCTTCACCGACCGCCAGGAGTACTGGAGTGTGTCCTCGCACCGCTCCTCCATCCCGGGGGGTTCGTGGACGACGTTCAACTGGAGGACTAACGTCATTGGGTTGAACACTCAACGGGTGGAATATGCCGACCAGCTGAGGCAGCCgcaggtggaggtggagttTGACCAGCTGGTTTGTTACTTGTTGGATCTGGGGGCTGTGCCGGATGGGTatgggtggaggatgttgagggggagtgggttgtGGACGCCGGTGGGGTGTACTTTGATGACGGGGCCGGGCGGGAAGAAGGCGTTGAGTGTTGGGCCTTTGGATGGGAGTGATGGGCATttgagtttggtggtgaattgggagggggggtggacgaggaggagttggggggaTTTGCCTCCTTACTGGGTGCGGttgccgcctccgccgccaccgcgggttgtggagggagaggaagaagggggggagagcatggaggaggttgttacTGGAGGGGAGCATGCTTCTTGTGAGAGTCTTCACAAGACGGAGACGGAGatgtcgaggccgaggacgCAACAGAAAAAGTCGGGAGAGTCGAGTATACCGATTACGTGCCAGATTTCTACGGAGGGGATTGTTACTGCGCTGAGGCAGGAGGCGCAGTTGACTAGCACGATTAACTTGGACTCGTTGCCTGTTGATCATATTAGGGTGcggtcatcttcttcctcggggGCATGGTTTGCCTCTGCGGCGACAGCTTATGGGACTACCTCGCAGACGATCCTCTGGTCGTACAAAATCCCGGATGATATTCTTACTTTCTCGAGGAAGGAAACTGTACCATGTGGTGTTTTGGTCTTGCTCAATGTGGTCGAGCAATCTGCCACACCAGAATGGGCGACGACATACAACGATGGCGCTGCTGACTTGGACAAGTTTActgcgaggatgagggacCAACGGGCTGCCATGGCAGCCGAGGCAAAATTACCACCAGCCCAGAGAGCGCAAGCAGCAATGGAGAGAGTAAGAAGGGAGAACGAAATGCGGATGCAAGACA TGAAAGATCAGCAACGTCTCCGAACCGCTCGTCAAGAGGCCCGACTCCTCGAGGCGCTCCAATCCCCCAAATGGGACACCAAGCTCGTCGCTGAGCACAACCTGACCTGGCTCAAGAACCAatccaacagcaacccgAAAGAAAAAGTAGCGCCAAACATGGAAATGAAAGAAGTGGTTGGGACGCTGCTGTACCGAATGGTGCTGGACAGCCAGTTTACGGCGAAGCTGTGTGCGATGCTGGAACTGTGGAAGAACTGGGCCGAGAATGGGGGGATGAGAAAGAGTGATTTGGAGAGGTTAAGGGAGGAGCAGGTGGTGTGGGCGTATGCTACATTGCTGGTGGCCATGATTAAGGATTGTACTGGGTTGGCCGAGGGGACGCTGGCGTTGGACTTGCAGGAGTGTctgaggatttggaggaatGTTAGGTTGGGTTAG
- the NIT6 gene encoding Nitrite reductase [NAD(P)H] (EggNog:ENOG503NVHS; COG:S) yields the protein MAVGRKKIVVVGLGMVGISFIEKLLKLDARSREYNVVVVGEEPHLAYNRVGLTSFFEHRKIENLYLNPLEWYTAVPDGALSYHLNTKVTEIHPNKKTITCANGDEVSYDILVLATGSDAVLPKHTPGHDAKGVFVYRTVEDLEKLIAFSANQKGTVGAVVGGGLLGLEAAKAMMDLGCFEKVKVIERNRWVLSRQLDADAGGMVVEQVRSLGADVLLSKRVGRIEVTEDNSVKGVHFEDGEYMECSTICFAIGVRPRDELARQSGILCADRGGGIVVDDSLQTSHPDIYAIGECASWQGQTFGLIAPGVEMADVLTFNLTQSQHHQPRLYKRPDLSTKLKLLGVEVASFGDFFADRDGPKYLPAKAKKKHASPLSAVKVLTNGAPPAPVKALTYKDPFLNIYKKYIFSVDGKYLLGGMMIGDTSDYVKLVPLVKNQKELDVPPSQLILGAKKEGADDGDDLDDDTQICSCHNVTKADVVNTVKDGTCKSIGEVKSCTKAGTGCGGCMPLVTSIFNKTMKDMGNEVKNTICPHFNYSRADLYNIIMVKRLTTFQEVMKEAGVDPESIGCEACKPTLASIFASLWNKHVMDKPHHGLQETNDRYLGNIQRNGTYSVVPRVSAGEITPEKLVVIGEVARDYKLYTKITGGQRIDMFGAKKQDLIDIWKRLVDAGMESGHAYAKSLRTVKSCVGTTWCRYGIGDSVGMAVRLEERYKSLRAPHKIKGGVSGCVRECAEAQNKDFGLIATEKGFNIFVGGNGGAKPRHSELLAKDVPPTEVIPILDRYLMFYIRTADKLQRTARWLEALPGGLAYLRSVILDDSLGLNASLEAQMQELVDSFFDEWAEAINNPEIAAQFKQFANTTETVETMELDTDRGQLRPTFWPSDASAKEDFAGLSKTWSSLTWQPMLESSYFKGADDIPNGISAAVKRGDTQLALFRVKGKYYCTQQMCPHKRAFILSDGLVGTSSSSPSTGEAPYVSCPHHKRNYDLSNGACKNDSELSIATFEVEERDDGMVYVKLPPVEELDEKLGTKKWMVKSGEAGEGQLKELDRKLGLETPAGGNWKGHRAKKPGVKPHAENRMRRPVEVMAGGGGCGSAPDW from the exons ATGGCAGTCGGGCGCAAGaagattgttgttgttggcctgGGGATGGTGGGCATCAGCTTCAT AGAGaaactcctcaaactcgATGCCAGATCGCGCGAGTACAACGTTGTAGTAGTTGGCGAAGAGCCACATTTGGCATACAACAGAGTTGGCTTGACCAGCTTCTTTGAGCATCGCAAGATTGAGAACTTGTACCTGAATCCACTAGAATGG TACACAGCTGTACCTGACGGAGCTCTCAGCTACCACCTGAACACCAAAGTCACGGAAATCCACCCAAACAAAAAGACCATAACCTGCGCAAATGGTGACGAAGTCAGTTACGACATCTTGGTTCTGGCTACTGGCTCCGATGCCGTGCTGCCAAAACACACGCCCGGTCATGACGCCAAGGGCGTCTTTGTTTACAGGACTGTCGAGGACCTGGAGAAGCTCATTGCTTTCTCAGCGAACCAAAAGGGCACAGTTGGTGCCGTAGTAGGAGGTGGCTTGTTGGGACTCGAAGCTGCCAAGGCTATGATGGACTTGGGATGCTTCGAGAAGGTCAAAGTCATTGAGCGCAATCGATGGGTTCTCAGCCGGCAACTGGACGCTGACGCAGGCGGCATGGTTGTGGAACAAGTGCGAAGCCTCGGTGCTGATGTTTTGCTCAGCAAGAGAGTGGGCAGGATTGAGGTGACGGAGGACAACAGTGTCAAGGGTGTTCActttgaagatggcgagtACATGGAGTGCTCGACCATTTGCTTCGCTATCGGTGTCCGACCAAGAGACGAGCTGGCCAGACAATCAGGCATTCTGTGTGCTGACCGTGGCGGCGGCATCGTCGTTGATGACAGCCTTCAGACCAGCCATCCAGACATCTATGCCATTGGAGAGTGCGCAAGCTGGCAAGGTCAGACGTTTGGTCTGATTGCCCCGGGAGTGGAAATGGCTGACGTTCTCACATTCAACCTCACACAatcacaacatcatcaaccacgaTTATACAAACGCCCTGACCTGAGCACAAAGCTAAAGCTGCTAGGCGTCGAGGTTGCCAGCTTTGGAGACTTCTTTGCTGACCGTGACGGGCCAAAGTACCTTCCCgcaaaggcaaagaagaaacacGCCTCGCCGTTATCAGCAGTCAAGGTGCTCACCAATGGCGCCCCTCCGGCCCCAGTCAAGGCCTTGACCTACAAGGACCCGTTTCTCAACATCTACAAGAAGTACATTTTCTCGGTGGACGGCAAATACCTCCTTGGTGGCATGATGATCGGTGACACATCCGACTACGTCAAGCTTGTCCCCTTAGTTAAGAACCAGAAAGAGCTCGACGTCCCGCCGTCACAGCTTATCCTTGGtgccaagaaggagggtgctgacgatggtgatgatctcgACGATGACACCCAGATTTGCAGTTGCCACAATGTCACCAAAGCAGATGTTGTCAACACTGTCAAGGATGGTACCTGCAAGTCCATCGGGGAGGTCAAGTCTTGCACAAAAGCTGGCACAGGCTGCGGAGGTTGCATGCCTCTCGTGacctccatcttcaacaagacTATGAAGGACATGGGCAATGAGGTCAAGAACACCATCTGCCCTCATTTCAACTACAGCCGTGCCGATCTCTACAACATAATCATGGTCAAGCGGTTGACCACATTCCAGGAAGTGATGAAGGAAGCCGGCGTCGATCCAGAGAGCATAGGGTGCGAAGCCTGCAAGCCCACGCTGGCCAGCATCTTTGCAAGCTTATGGAACAAGCACGTCATGGATAAGCCTCACCATGGTCTGCAGGAAACCAACGACAGATATCTGGGCAACATCCAGCGGAACGGCACATACTCGGTTGTACCTCGAGTATCGGCTGGAGAGATTACCCCTGAAAAGCTTGTGGTTATTGGAGAGGTGGCGAGAGACTATAAGCTGTACACCAAAATCACTGGCGGTCAAAGAATCGACATGTTTGGTGCCAAGAAACAGGATCTTATTGACAtttggaagaggttggtggaTGCTGGCATGGAGTCTGGGCACGCCTATGCCAAGTCCCTCAGGACAGTCAAGAGTTGCGTAGGTACCACTTGGTGTCGCTATGGCATCGGTGACAGTGTCGGCATGGCTGTCCGCCTGGAGGAGCGATACAAGTCTCTTCGCGCTCCTCACAAGATCAAGGGTGGGGTGAGTGGTTGTGTGCGCGAGTGCGCCGAAGCTCAAAACAAAGA CTTCGGCCTCATCGCCACCGAGAAAGGCTTCAACATCTTCGTGGGCGGTAATGGCGGTGCCAAGCCCAGACATTCTgagctcctcgccaaagaCGTGCCGCCCACTGAAGTCATCCCCATTCTGGACCGCTACCTGATGTTCTACATCCGCACGGCAGACAAGCTCCAGCGCACAGCTCGCTGGCTCGAAGCCCTCCCAGGCGGTCTGGCCTACCTCAGGTCTGTGATCCTCGACGACAGCCTCGGTCTCAACGCCTCCCTCGAAGCCCAGATGCAAGAACTGGTCGACAGCTTCTTTGACGAGTGGGCCGAAGCGATCAACAACCCCGAGATTGCCGCGCAGTTCAAGCAGTTCGCCAACACGACAGAGACAGTCGAGACAATGGAGCTCGACACGGATCGCGGCCAGCTCCGCCCGACTTTCTGGCCGAGCGACGCCTCGGCCAAGGAAGATTTCGCCGGGCTGTCCAAGACGTGGTCATCGTTGACCTGGCAGCCGATGCTCGAGTCGTCGTACTTCAAGGGCGCGGATGACATCCCCAACGGCATCTCGGCCGCTGTCAAGCGAGGCGACACCCAGCTCGCGCTGTTTAGAGTCAAGGGGAAGTACTACTGCACTCAGCAGATGTGCCCTCACAAGCGGGCGTTTATCCTGTCTGATGGTCTGGTTGGGACCAGCTCGTCTTCTCCCAGCACGGGTGAGGCGCCGTATGTCTCTTGTCCGCACCACAAGAGGAACTATGACTTGTCCAATGGTGCTTGCAAGAATGATTCGGAGCTGTCGATTGCTACcttcgaggtggaggagagagacGATGGGATGGTTTATGTTAAGCTGCCGCcggttgaggagcttgatgaGAAGTTGGGGACGAAGAAGTGGATGGTTAAGAGTGgagaggcgggagagggtCAGTTGAAGGAGTTGGATAGGAAGCTGGGGTTGGAAACGCCGGCGGGTGGGAACTGGAAGGGACATAGGGCGAAGAAGCCTGGGGTGAAGCCGCATGCGGAGAATaggatgaggaggccggtggaggttatggctgggggaggggggtgtgggagtgCACCGGATTGGTGA
- a CDS encoding hypothetical protein (EggNog:ENOG503P2KD), which translates to MGLFHDKREDGEIIVPASCFDVCGAARTEAQRTGTKPELCTAGSAFRDLYEACRLCVVYFQGKSQPDTIILPKFQHYIDCCTALVGLPPLPPSPSINTSSTTTRPSPATTYLEHSPTTLAVMTSTSTLPQTTSQDSEPSDISQPISIPTPITTTSCLSPTLSLPTTPITTNIPTPENNTPISNNNNNNNTTTISTIISIIVGVLLLFLLGMAYWSQKDSTTQSPLARFKRWGEHHGYDELDVPRVWYELDARSLRSLNRSLKWAMSGARSPRGNGGQNGGDIATEVGVREGVEEGRCRIFCWTCHMR; encoded by the exons ATGGGTCTGTTTCATGATAAACGAGAAGACGGCGAAATCATCGTACCAGCATCTTGCTTTGATGTGTGTG GCGCCGCTCGTACCGAGGCCCAACGCACTGGGACCAAGCCAGAACTTTGCACGGCAGGTTCGGCATTCCGAGACTTATATGAAGCCTGCAGGCTTTGCGTTGTGTATTTCCAAGGAAAATCACAGCCAGACACGATCATCCTACCCAAATTCCAGCACTACATCGACTGTTGCACAGCACTTGTCGGTCTtcctccactccccccttccccttcgaTAAACACCAGCTCTACCACAACCAGACCATCGCCAGCAACGACTTACCTAGAACATTCACCTACAACTTTGGCTGTCATGACATCCACAAGCACGCTTCCACAGACGACATCCCAAGATTCTGAACCCTCCGACATAAGCCAACCCATTTCTATCCCaactcccatcaccacaacatcCTGTCTGTCTCCCACCTTAAGTCTGCCAACGACTCCAATAACAACAA atATACCAACCCCCGAAAACAACActcccatcagcaacaacaacaacaacaacaacaccaccacaataAGCACAATAATTAGCATAATAGTCGGCGTCCTACTCTTGTTCTTACTGGGGATGGCATACTGGAGTCAAAAGGACAGCACTACTCAATCCCCCtt GGCTCGCTTCAAGAGATGGGGCGAACACCATGGTTATGACGAACTGGACGTGCCGAGGGTGTGGTATGAGCTCGATGCACGCTCACTGAGGAGCTTGAATAGGAGCTTGAAGTGGGCGATGAGCGGTGCGAGGTCACCACGGGGTAATGGTGGTCAAAATGGGGGCGATATAGCAACAGAGGTTGGCGTTagagaaggggtggaagaagggagaTGCCGTATTTTTTGCTGGACATGTCATATGCGTTGA